Proteins encoded together in one Candidatus Hydrogenedentota bacterium window:
- a CDS encoding glycosyltransferase: protein MKIVHVYKDFDPPVHGGMEHHMALMCWFQRQWAEVEAMTCSRTWRTHVIDREGTRVTEVGEFGRFQSAPVSPMFVRHMARLTTDIAVLHVPNPTAEIAWLAARPKAKLVLRYQSDIVRQATAMRVYAPIQRRFLDRADLILVASPQYLDTSPTLQRYRHKCAVVPLGILPDEFAVPPYDTIEETRARYGGRFVLFSGRHRYYKGIEYLVRAAKHIAAPVVIAGDGPERARCMALARDLGATIAFPGALPHEALVAHLHACEVFAFPSVARSEAYGIAMLEAHAAGKPVVATTLGTGVEFVNQHGTTGLNVPPRNPEALASAINRLLADAALRTQMGAAAKQRVETELHAEAIARAEFERYAALL from the coding sequence ATGAAAATCGTTCACGTCTACAAAGATTTCGACCCGCCCGTGCACGGCGGGATGGAGCACCACATGGCGCTGATGTGCTGGTTTCAGCGGCAGTGGGCGGAAGTCGAGGCAATGACGTGCAGCCGTACCTGGCGCACGCACGTTATCGATCGCGAGGGAACGCGGGTCACAGAGGTAGGCGAGTTTGGCCGCTTCCAAAGCGCGCCGGTTTCTCCGATGTTTGTGCGGCACATGGCGCGTCTGACCACCGATATTGCGGTGTTGCACGTTCCGAATCCGACGGCGGAGATTGCGTGGCTGGCGGCGCGGCCTAAGGCAAAGCTCGTTCTTCGATACCAGAGCGACATCGTGCGGCAGGCGACCGCGATGCGGGTTTATGCGCCGATTCAACGTCGGTTTCTCGATCGCGCCGATCTCATCCTTGTGGCAAGCCCGCAGTATCTCGATACATCGCCGACGTTGCAGCGTTATCGGCACAAGTGCGCCGTTGTACCGCTGGGCATCCTGCCTGACGAGTTCGCCGTGCCACCGTATGACACCATCGAAGAGACGCGAGCGCGATATGGCGGCCGATTTGTCCTGTTCAGCGGGCGCCACCGGTATTACAAGGGCATCGAGTATCTCGTCCGCGCCGCAAAACACATTGCGGCGCCTGTGGTCATTGCGGGAGATGGTCCGGAGCGCGCGCGGTGCATGGCGCTGGCGCGCGACCTGGGCGCAACCATTGCGTTTCCAGGTGCATTGCCGCACGAAGCGCTCGTGGCCCACCTTCACGCGTGCGAGGTGTTCGCGTTTCCATCCGTCGCGCGCAGCGAGGCCTACGGCATTGCCATGCTCGAAGCCCACGCCGCGGGAAAGCCGGTGGTGGCGACGACGCTCGGGACCGGCGTCGAGTTCGTGAACCAGCACGGGACCACCGGCCTGAACGTGCCACCCCGGAACCCCGAGGCATTGGCGTCCGCGATCAATCGGTTGCTTGCCGACGCCGCACTTCGGACGCAGATGGGTGCGGCGGCCAAGCAGCGCGTTGAAACGGAACTTCACGCGGAAGCGATCGCGCGCGCCGAGTTCGAGCGCTACGCGGCGTTACTCTGA
- a CDS encoding NUDIX domain-containing protein: MKAKRYRAAGGVVLDSNGKVLLIERDVERDGKSIHEVRLPKGHIDDGETDEQAAIRETCEESGYCCLEIAADLGEHRVEYDFKGKHYVRAEHYFLMYLTSSEWRGPEVDPDSEEALFSVKWAKDLAHAERILTYDSERMFAARAAQYLASRA; encoded by the coding sequence GTGAAGGCGAAGCGCTACCGCGCCGCCGGTGGCGTCGTATTGGATTCCAACGGCAAGGTGTTGTTGATCGAACGCGATGTCGAGCGCGACGGCAAATCCATTCACGAGGTGCGTCTGCCGAAGGGGCACATTGACGACGGGGAGACGGACGAGCAGGCGGCCATTCGCGAAACCTGTGAAGAGTCGGGGTACTGTTGCCTTGAAATTGCCGCGGACCTCGGCGAACACCGCGTTGAATACGACTTCAAAGGCAAACACTACGTGCGCGCCGAGCACTATTTTCTCATGTACCTGACTTCGTCCGAATGGCGCGGCCCGGAGGTCGATCCGGATTCGGAGGAGGCGTTGTTCTCCGTCAAGTGGGCAAAGGACCTCGCGCATGCCGAACGCATCTTGACGTACGACAGCGAAAGGATGTTCGCGGCCCGCGCCGCGCAGTATCTCGCATCGCGGGCTTAG